A stretch of the Nothobranchius furzeri strain GRZ-AD chromosome 5, NfurGRZ-RIMD1, whole genome shotgun sequence genome encodes the following:
- the LOC107379107 gene encoding asialoglycoprotein receptor 1 — translation MLHYLNLSDMREETVYSDVKVYKKETDTTKEEQTVYDEVKVQNKTPQPTFDVAAAPPDKEGRCGDYQLLACCFGTLCVILLLVVIGVCVYFASVQGRDGNQLAQLRANQTSLLKENHNLTNLIGEIRSDNEGLKKDRYNLTVRLSNLTVRLGNLTVRLGNLTVRLGNLTVRLGNLTETLNVSESRNTNLTGENLQLKTINKNLADQVKTMKAAWNEFSGTLAQKSVDAYCPKVGSVRTCQACPKDWLLNLGNCYAYNDAKYSDQRTWAGAREDCSGKISDLTAVADLTEMNYVFTISVPQTGITGFWIGLRAVNGIWKWINGTNLINQTWVDRPAADGQCVTSLSGSGWRSVSCSTPNAWICEKKAVSV, via the exons ATGCTGCATTATTTAAATCTTTCAGATATGAGGGAGGAGACTGTGTACAGCGATGTGAAGGTGTACAAAAAAGAAACAGACA CCACTAAAGAGGAGCAGACTGTGTATGATGAAGTGAAGGTGCAAAATAAAACACCTCAACCAACTTTTGATGTAGCTG CTGCTCCACCTGATAAAGAAGGCAGATGTGGTGACTATCAGCTGTTGGCCTGTTGCTTTGGGACTCTTTGTGTCATTTTGCTGCTGGTTGTCATCGGAGTCTGTGTCTACT TTGCATCGGTCCAAGGGAGAGATGGAAACCAGCTAGCTCAGCTGAGAGCCAACCAAACCTCTTTACTGAAGGAAAATCACAATCTGACAAACCTCATCGGTGAAATCAGATCAGATAACGAAGGCTTGAAGAAAGATCGCTACAACCTGACGGTGCGGTTGAGTAACCTGACGGTGCGGTTGGGTAACCTGACGGTGCGGTTGGGCAACCTGACGGTGCGGTTGGGTAACCTGACGGTGCGGTTGGGCAACCTGACGGAGACATTAAATGTCTCAGAAAGCAGGAACACTAACCTGACTGGAGAAAACCTGCAGCTGAAGACCATAAACAAGAACCTCGCAGATCAAGTAAAAACAATGAAGGCAGCATGGAATGAATTCAGTGGGACTCTAGCTCAGAAGAGCGTTGATGCCTACTGTCCTAAAGTAGGCAGTG TTAGAACATGCCAAGCTTGTCCAAAGGACTGGCTGTTGAATCTGGGCAACTGTTATGCCTACAATGATGCTAAATATtctgatcagagaacctgggcagGAGCACGAGAAGACTGCTCAGGGAAGATTTCAGATCTGACTGCTGTTGCTGATCTTACAGAAATG aaTTACGTCTTTACTATCAGTGTCCCTCAAACTGGAATCACTGGATTCTGGATCGGTCTCAGAGCCGTAAACGGGATATGGAAATGGATCAATGGAACTAACCTGATCAACCA GACGTGGGTGGATAGACCTGCTGCTGATGGTCAATGTGTAACTTCGCTCAGTGGCTCTGGATGGAGATCAGTGAGCTGTAGTACCCCAAATGCATGGATCTGTGAAAAGAAGGCTGTATCAGTTTGA
- the LOC107379256 gene encoding C-type lectin domain family 12 member B, with product MTDDGINYASVVIHSKKESQLEAPRENTIYDEVKTQNATMQQTDHAKDPGKLQTEKETKGKCWNYQLLAAGFGTLCVFLTLSIIGICVHFSALYEGEKTKQARLLEENSKLRSDNGNLTSGYYNLTVLYNNLTEQIHNNLNDLNVTRAQWSVDAYCPKINNARKCSPCQEGWKPYQSSCYAYNNAEPARQRTWAGARDDCRGKSSDLTVVADEQERNYVFTISVPETGITGFWIGLRAVNGTWKWIDGTDLTNQGWVDYPAAEGLCVTSLKVSGDKWISKSCNTTNAWICEKKALSI from the exons ATGACAGACGATGGAATCAACTATGCTTCTGTGGTCATCCACAGTAAAAAAGAATCCCAACTGGAag CTCCAAGAGAAAATACTATCTATGATGAAGTGAAGACGCAAAATGCAACTATGCAGCAAACTGATCATGCAAAAG ACCCGGGGAAGCTCCAGACGGAAAAGGAAACAAAAGGAAAATGTTGGAACTATcagctgctggctgctggttttgGGACCTTGTGTGTTTTTTTGACTTTGAGCATCATTGGAATCTGTGTTCATT TTTCAGCACTTTATGAGGGTGAGAAAACCAAGCAGGCACGTCTACTGGAGGAAAATAGCAAACTCAGATCAGACAATGGAAACCTGACAAGTGGCTACTACAATCTGACCGTCCTGTATAACAACCTGACAGAACAAATTCATAATAATCTGAATGATCTAAATGTGACTCGAGCTCAGTGGAGCGTTGATGCCTACTGTCCCAAAATAAATAATG CAAGAAAATGTTCTCCATGTCAGGAAGGCTGGAAGCCGTATCAGTCCAGCTGTTATGCATATAATAACGCTGAGCCTGCTCGTCAGAGAACCTGGGCAGGAGCACGAGACGACTGCAGAGGAAAGAGTTCTGATCTGACTGTTGTTGCTGATGAACAAGAAAGG AATTACGTCTTTACTATCAGTGTCCCTGAAACTGGAATCACTGGATTCTGGATCGGCCTCAGAGCCGTAAACGGGACATGGAAATGGATCGATGGAACTGACCTGACCAACCA GGGTTGGGTGGATTATCCTGCTGCTGAAGGTCTGTGTGTAACTTCTCTCAAAGTCTCTGGAGATAAGTGGATATCTAAGAGCTGTAATACCACAAACGCATGGATCTGTGAGAAGAAGGCCTTATCAATTTGA